The nucleotide sequence GCCCGGCACCCGCCTGCACGGCGACGACCGGCCCGAGCGCGGGCACGAGCAGCGAGAGGGCGTGCGGGCCGATGTCCCACAGCGCGCCCTGCTCCTTGCGCCAGGGCGAGGCGTCGAACGGCGAGCCCGCGAGCGACGACAGCCAGGACCCGTGCCCGCCGGCCACGGTCGTCCGGGCCACCTGCTCGAGCCAGGTCGCCGTCGCCGGGCGGAACCGGAAGGTGAAGAACACGACCGACGCGACGCCGGCGTCCCGGACAGCGGCGACCACCCGGTCGGCGCCCGCCACGTCGAGCGCGATCGGTTTCTCCAGCAGCAGGTGCTTGCCCGCCGCGGCGGCGCGCTCGGCCAGCGGCGCCTGCACGTCCGGCGGCAGCGCGATCGTGACGGCGTCGACCTGGCCCAGCAGCTCGTCGACGTCGGTGAACCCCGGCACGTCGAACTCCGCACCGACCGCCTTCGCCTTCGCGAGATCCCGGCCCCACACGCCGACCAGTTCCGCGGTGGGATGCGCCGCCAGCGCCGCCGCGTGGATCTCCTTGGCCCAGAAACCGGTGCCCAGGACGCCGAAGCGCATGATCAGACCGCGCCGAACTGGCGGTCGCCGGCGTCGCCCAGCCCCGGGACGATGTAGGCCTTGTCGTCGAGCCCCTCGTCGATGCTCGCGGTGAACACTCGCAGCGGCAGGCCGCTCTCCTCCAGCCGCCGGATGCCGTCCGGCGCGGCGAGGGCGCAGAGCACCGTGATCGACGTGGTGCCCCGGTCGGTGAGCAGCCGGCAGCAGTGCACCAGCGAGCCGCCGGTGGCCAGCATCGGGTCCAGGACGAAGACGTCGCGGCCGACCAGCGACTCCGGCAAGGAGGCCATGTAGGCCTCGGGCTGGAAGGTCTCCTCGTTGCGGGCGAGCCCGACGAAGCCCATCTGCGACTCCGGCAGCATCCCGTGCGCGGTGTCGGCCATGCCGAGACCGGCCCGGAGCACCGGCACGATCAGCGGCGGCGCGGCCAGCCGGTAGCCCGTCGTGGCCGTGACCGGCGTCCTGATCTGCTCCTCGGCGATCGCCAGGTCGCGGGTGGCCTCGTAGACCAGCATCTGGGTGAGCTCGCGCAGGGCGGCCCGGAACATGGCGTTGTCCGTGCGCTCGTCCCGCATGCGGGTGAGGCGGGCACGGGCCAACGGGTGGTCGACGACGGTGAGCTGCACGGGCAGCACGGTAGCGGCCGTGCCGCGCGCGCGGCTCGCCGCCGCCCGGCCGCAGGCCGACCGCTCAGGCGGCGACGGGCACGTCTCCCCTCGCCTCGGCCTCCAGGCGACGCCGCAGATCGCGGTTCCCCATCAGCACGCCCACCGCGTAGGCCAGGTCCATGCGCTCACCGTTGACGTGCATGGCGTCGAGCAGCCGGGGTGGTCCGTCGGGGAACAGCACCGCGGTCAGCCGATCGCCCGTCGACCCCTCCCCCGCGGCCCGGCCATGCAGTCCCGCCACGCCACCGGACGACGGCGCGACCGGACGACGCCCGGCGAGCTCGTCGATCGGCTGGACACCGCTGAAGGCGACCCGCTGAGCGTCGCCGCGATCGGTGATGCCGTCGAGGCCGGCGGCGAAGGCCGCGTCGGCGGCGCCCCACACGCGCCGGCCGTCCGGGGCGACGACGACCAGCCGGCCGTTCCGCCGGGTCATCACCAGGTCCAGCTCGTGCACCAGTCCGTGGTCGACGTCGCACAGGAGCACCAGGTTGTCCACGTCGGTGCCGCCGCCCAACAGCCAGTGCCGCAGGTGGTGCGCGTGCAGCCGCTCGATCCGGGTCTCGGTGCAGCCGGGACGGGCGCAGCCACCGTCCCGCCGGAGCAGGGCGCGACGCTGGGCCGAGGTGGCGCGCCGGCGCCGGCGCCCGACGCCGAGCACCTCACGGCCGCGCTCCAGCATCGTGACGACGGTCGCCTCGCGAGCATCCGCCGGACCTGGGCGGGGTGCAGGGCGGGGCCGCCGTCGAGGTAGGCCTGCCCGGCTGCCGTGTCGTCGGCGAGCACGTCGGCGTCGACGTGCACGACCACCTCACGGCGGGGCGGGTCACCCGGTCGGCGGTCGAGGTGGTGGGCCGCTCCGGCGAGCCGGGCGACCGCCGCGCAGCGCCGGGCGGCTGTGCGCTCCCGGGCGCACGCGACCTCGTCCCGCTCGAGCTCGTCCGGCCCGGTCGGCGCCTGTGGGTCGGCAGCCACCCGCCTGGCTGCGGCACGGTCGCGCCGGACCTCGCGTTCGGCGATCGACTCGACCGCCGTGAGGAACTGCGCGCCCTCCTCGGCGTCCATGCGCATCCGGATGACGAGCATGCCGTCGTCGTCCCACCAGTGCTGGAATTGCCGTTTCAGCGCCACGGTGCCCGGATCCGCCGGCTCGGCCCGCCGCCAGGAGCGCACCAGCCGCTCGGTCTGGGACGCCGTCGCCTCGATCGCCAGCTCCAGCAGCGCCTGCTCGGTGCCCGGCTCCGCGATCCGGGTCAGCGCCCGGACCTTGGAGCAGGACAGCCGCCCCTCGGCGAACGCGGCGGCCAGCAGCGGCAGCCCGGTGAGCGCCCGGGCCACCCGGACGTGCTCGCGGGCGGTGCCCGGGCTCATCCCGCACTGCCAGGCCAGGCAGTGGGCGCACGAGGCGATGCCGATCCCCTGCCACCCACCCCGGCGGTCGAACTCCGCGATCAGCCGCAGCCAGGCCGCCGTGGCGGCGGCGATCCGCACCGCGCCGGACGTGATCTCGCGTGCCAGCTCCGGCAGGGACCTCTCCGCCACGACGGACTCGTTCGAATGATGTTCGAGAGCTAGCGGGGCCGGCTGACAGTTCCGCACGGTGCACAGGACGTTCCCGCGGGAAAGCCCGAGACGACGTCGCGGCATCGTCGCGCCCCGCGCGGACGTGCAGCGGGAGACGTTCCCGCGGGAACGCCGGGGTGGAACGGCGGGGCGGCGCGCACGGGGAGCCGCCCCCGCGGGTGAGCAGTGTCGGGCATCGGCGCACCGCAGGGGAGAATGGTCGGCATGACCCACGTCATCGACCCCGACGCGCTCTCCGGGGCGACCCCCGCGGTGCGCGCGCCGCTGGCCCCGTACGACGACGTCACGCGCTCGGGCGCCTCCCTCCGCACCTTCCTGCACGGCCTCCCCGGCGTGGACCAGGTGGGTGCCGAGGCGCGGGTGGCGCAGCTGGGCACCCGGTCGATCAAGACGACGTCGAAGGCCTGGGCCATCGACACCGCCATCTCGATGGTCGACCTCACGACCCTGGAGGGCGCCGACACCCCCGGCAAGGTGCGCAGCCTGGCCGCGAAGGCCCGGCAGCCCGACCCGTCCGACCCGACGACGCCGCGGGTCGCCGCGGTCTGCGTCTACGGCGACCTCGCCGGCGTCGCGCGCGAGGCGCTCGGCGACAGCGGCATCCACGTCGCCGCCGTCGCGACCGCCTTCCCCAGCGGCCGCGCGAGCCGCGCGGTGAAGCTCGCCGACGTCCGGGACGCCGTCGAGAACGGCGCCGACGAGATCGACATGGTCATCGACCGGGGCGCCTTCCTGGCCGGCCGCTACCTCGACGTCTACGAGGAGATCGTGGCGGTGAAGGAGACCTGCGGGGAGGCCCACCTCAAGGTCATCCTGGAGACCGGTGAGCTGGTCACCCTCGACAACGTCCGCCGCGCCAGCTGGATCGCGATGCTGGCCGGGGGCGACTTCATCAAGACCTCCACCGGCAAGGTGTCCCCCGCCGCGACGCTGCCGGTCTCCCTGGTGATGCTGGAGGCCGCGCGCGACTTCCGCGCCGCCACCGGCCGCCAGGTGGGCTTCAAGCCGGCCGGCGGGATCCGGACGACCAAGGACGCGATCAAGCACCTGGTGCTGATCAACGAGACCGCCGGCCCGGACTGGCTGGACCCCGACTGGTTCCGCTTCGGCGCCTCCAGCCTGCTCAACGACCTGCTCCTGCAGCGGCAGAAGCTGCGCACCGGCCACTACTCCGGCCCCGACTACGTCACGGTGGACTGACAGCGATGACCAGCGTTTTCGAGTACGCCCCCGCGCCCGAGTCGCGGTCCATCGTCGACATCGCGCCGTCCTACGGGCTCTTCGTCGACGGCGAGTTCGTCGACGGCTCCGGTGAGCCAATGACGACGGTGAACCCGGCCACCGAGGAGGTGCTCACCGAGGTCGCCACCGGCACCACCGCCGACGTCGACCGCGCGGTGCGCGCCGCCCGCAAGGCGTTCGAGAAGACCTGGGGGC is from Blastococcus sp. HT6-4 and encodes:
- a CDS encoding Gfo/Idh/MocA family oxidoreductase, which translates into the protein MRFGVLGTGFWAKEIHAAALAAHPTAELVGVWGRDLAKAKAVGAEFDVPGFTDVDELLGQVDAVTIALPPDVQAPLAERAAAAGKHLLLEKPIALDVAGADRVVAAVRDAGVASVVFFTFRFRPATATWLEQVARTTVAGGHGSWLSSLAGSPFDASPWRKEQGALWDIGPHALSLLVPALGPVVAVQAGAGLGDTVHLVLTHESGVASTVTLSHTVAPMSVGNEFFVHGDAGRLVLLPEDRVAPEAFAVAVDELMQAAVAGGIHPCDVGFGRDVVAVLAAAARALDSGCREPVGG
- the upp gene encoding uracil phosphoribosyltransferase, whose amino-acid sequence is MQLTVVDHPLARARLTRMRDERTDNAMFRAALRELTQMLVYEATRDLAIAEEQIRTPVTATTGYRLAAPPLIVPVLRAGLGMADTAHGMLPESQMGFVGLARNEETFQPEAYMASLPESLVGRDVFVLDPMLATGGSLVHCCRLLTDRGTTSITVLCALAAPDGIRRLEESGLPLRVFTASIDEGLDDKAYIVPGLGDAGDRQFGAV
- a CDS encoding HNH endonuclease signature motif containing protein, yielding MHAHHLRHWLLGGGTDVDNLVLLCDVDHGLVHELDLVMTRRNGRLVVVAPDGRRVWGAADAAFAAGLDGITDRGDAQRVAFSGVQPIDELAGRRPVAPSSGGVAGLHGRAAGEGSTGDRLTAVLFPDGPPRLLDAMHVNGERMDLAYAVGVLMGNRDLRRRLEAEARGDVPVAA
- a CDS encoding DUF222 domain-containing protein, with the translated sequence MAERSLPELAREITSGAVRIAAATAAWLRLIAEFDRRGGWQGIGIASCAHCLAWQCGMSPGTAREHVRVARALTGLPLLAAAFAEGRLSCSKVRALTRIAEPGTEQALLELAIEATASQTERLVRSWRRAEPADPGTVALKRQFQHWWDDDGMLVIRMRMDAEEGAQFLTAVESIAEREVRRDRAAARRVAADPQAPTGPDELERDEVACARERTAARRCAAVARLAGAAHHLDRRPGDPPRREVVVHVDADVLADDTAAGQAYLDGGPALHPAQVRRMLARRPSSRCWSAAVRCSASGAGAGAPPRPSVAPCSGGTVAAPVPAAPRPGSSGCTRTTCGTGCWAAAPTWTTWCSCATSTTDWCTSWTW
- the deoC gene encoding deoxyribose-phosphate aldolase: MTHVIDPDALSGATPAVRAPLAPYDDVTRSGASLRTFLHGLPGVDQVGAEARVAQLGTRSIKTTSKAWAIDTAISMVDLTTLEGADTPGKVRSLAAKARQPDPSDPTTPRVAAVCVYGDLAGVAREALGDSGIHVAAVATAFPSGRASRAVKLADVRDAVENGADEIDMVIDRGAFLAGRYLDVYEEIVAVKETCGEAHLKVILETGELVTLDNVRRASWIAMLAGGDFIKTSTGKVSPAATLPVSLVMLEAARDFRAATGRQVGFKPAGGIRTTKDAIKHLVLINETAGPDWLDPDWFRFGASSLLNDLLLQRQKLRTGHYSGPDYVTVD